From Rudanella lutea DSM 19387, a single genomic window includes:
- a CDS encoding DUF596 domain-containing protein, which produces MISKASLDKIITSFLYQDLEHLWFKTERWDFYDFPQSISADYRQRVYLFCYVLQHILEDNLAVLAKNGVFLIGTPTEQANLFRKAFPADEATWNEHSAYWWFLDECPGSIVWYIDDDNGGVLTTPVGDGRFYYWP; this is translated from the coding sequence ATGATTAGCAAGGCAAGTTTAGATAAGATCATTACCAGTTTCCTCTACCAAGACTTAGAACACCTTTGGTTCAAAACAGAGCGATGGGATTTCTACGATTTTCCACAATCGATCTCTGCGGATTACCGTCAGAGGGTCTACCTATTTTGTTATGTCTTACAGCATATCCTGGAAGACAATCTGGCTGTACTGGCCAAAAACGGTGTTTTTTTGATAGGCACCCCTACTGAGCAGGCTAACCTATTTCGGAAGGCATTCCCCGCGGATGAGGCAACCTGGAATGAACACAGCGCCTACTGGTGGTTTCTGGACGAGTGCCCTGGCTCCATTGTCTGGTACATTGATGATGATAACGGGGGTGTTCTAACTACTCCTGTTGGTGATGGACGTTTTTACTACTGGCCCTAA
- a CDS encoding FAD-dependent oxidoreductase, with the protein MTTDYTEAAVCHIDDLHDGQLKEVRVGDTDVLLARVDGQYYALYPKCSHYGAPLAKGVLHGHRLVCPWHNACFDATTGHRLEAPALNGLPMHEVRIESDQVLVRLTTDAQSRTNPLAAPQAHSTETYVIVGAGGAGAFAAEALREGGFTGRIVMLTQSPNQPYDRPNCSKDYLQGKAPAEWMPLREPDFYKQYGIEIRTETPVKRLDAAIKEIVLQSGETIRYDKALICTGGAPNHLPVPGADLRNVFTLRTLTDSSQLRLLGQQGKRVVIVGSSFIGLEAAMSLRKLGAEVAVVGREAVPFAKVLGEKIGRLVQGWHEKAGIRFHLGREVRQFDGTGEVSTVVLDNGLSLPADVVLLGLGVKPRTDFLENVPRADDGGVLTDEYLQLADGLYAAGDIAHFPTPDGPVRIEHWKVAGQQGHVAGLNMARPDAPEPYRMAPFFWTNQQGKRINYVGHAEQFDQIIYDGDPETDDSFLAFYGVDGVVKAVASLGRDTDIAIIRELMQNGQLPHLQTIQAGVDWPALLAKVTPQA; encoded by the coding sequence ATGACGACTGACTACACCGAAGCGGCCGTGTGCCATATTGACGACCTGCACGATGGCCAACTGAAAGAAGTTCGGGTGGGCGACACGGATGTACTTCTTGCCCGTGTCGATGGGCAGTACTACGCGCTTTACCCCAAATGCTCGCACTATGGTGCCCCGCTCGCCAAGGGCGTATTGCATGGCCACCGGCTCGTGTGTCCGTGGCACAATGCCTGTTTCGACGCCACAACCGGCCACCGGCTCGAAGCCCCCGCACTAAATGGCCTGCCCATGCACGAAGTGCGGATTGAGAGCGATCAGGTGCTGGTGCGGCTGACGACCGATGCCCAAAGCCGAACCAATCCGCTGGCGGCCCCACAGGCCCATAGCACCGAAACCTACGTCATTGTTGGGGCGGGTGGGGCCGGGGCTTTTGCCGCCGAGGCCCTGCGCGAAGGGGGCTTCACGGGCCGAATCGTGATGCTGACCCAAAGCCCAAACCAACCCTACGACCGGCCCAACTGTTCCAAAGATTACTTACAGGGTAAGGCTCCGGCCGAATGGATGCCCTTGCGCGAGCCGGATTTTTACAAACAATACGGCATCGAAATACGCACCGAAACGCCGGTGAAACGGCTCGATGCCGCGATCAAAGAAATTGTGTTGCAGTCGGGCGAGACAATCCGGTACGACAAAGCCCTGATTTGCACCGGTGGAGCGCCAAACCACCTGCCCGTGCCCGGTGCCGACCTCCGCAATGTGTTCACCCTGCGGACCCTGACCGATAGTAGTCAGTTGCGCTTGCTGGGGCAGCAGGGCAAGCGGGTGGTGATCGTGGGTAGCTCGTTTATCGGGCTCGAAGCGGCTATGAGCCTGCGTAAACTGGGGGCTGAGGTGGCCGTAGTGGGTCGGGAGGCTGTTCCGTTTGCCAAGGTGCTGGGCGAAAAAATCGGTCGGTTGGTGCAGGGATGGCACGAAAAAGCGGGTATCCGGTTTCACCTCGGCCGGGAGGTGCGGCAGTTCGACGGTACGGGTGAGGTGAGCACCGTAGTGCTCGACAACGGACTGTCGCTACCCGCCGATGTGGTACTGCTGGGGCTGGGGGTGAAACCCCGAACTGATTTTCTCGAAAACGTACCCCGCGCCGACGATGGGGGCGTACTGACCGATGAGTACCTCCAACTGGCCGACGGTCTGTATGCTGCGGGCGACATTGCCCATTTCCCAACCCCCGATGGCCCGGTCCGTATTGAACACTGGAAAGTAGCCGGGCAGCAGGGCCACGTAGCAGGCCTGAACATGGCCCGCCCGGATGCCCCGGAACCCTACCGCATGGCGCCGTTTTTCTGGACCAATCAGCAGGGAAAGCGCATCAATTACGTAGGCCACGCCGAGCAGTTTGACCAGATAATCTACGACGGCGACCCCGAAACCGACGATTCGTTTCTGGCCTTTTACGGGGTCGATGGAGTCGTGAAAGCGGTTGCGTCGCTCGGGCGGGATACCGATATCGCCATCATCAGGGAGCTAATGCAAAACGGCCAACTGCCCCACCTGCAAACCATTCAGGCTGGTGTCGACTGGCCCGCGCTGTTGGCTAAAGTTACTCCCCAAGCGTAG
- a CDS encoding NAD(P)/FAD-dependent oxidoreductase, with the protein MPDVVIIGGGLAGLVSSLELARAGFAVTLIERKTYPFHRVCGEYVSNEVRGYLTALGIDLNGLGAAQITQFRLSSPSGRLLEAPLDLGGFGISRYTLDYALYQLAQAAGVTFVLGKQAEAVHFDATKGLFAVDLNDGQTLSARLVIGAFGKRSRLDKALDRPFMRQSAPYIGVKYHIEPGPKSEPFPTDLIALHNFRDGYCGMSAIEAGKYCLCYLTTRQNLRQFGNIPDMERTILAQNPHLRHVFETYEFLYDKPEVINEVSFAPKRAVDMHMLMAGDSAGLITPLCGNGMAMAIHGAKLASELSVAFLQNKLSRPELERLYEQRWKALFARRLWVGRTVQRLFGNVRLSELAVSAFGLVKPALRGVMRQTHGEEVAV; encoded by the coding sequence ATGCCGGATGTAGTCATTATCGGGGGCGGATTGGCCGGGCTGGTGAGCAGTCTGGAACTGGCACGGGCGGGTTTTGCCGTAACCCTGATCGAGCGCAAAACGTACCCATTTCACCGGGTTTGTGGCGAGTACGTATCCAACGAAGTGCGCGGGTATCTCACAGCCCTCGGCATCGACCTGAACGGGTTAGGCGCAGCCCAGATTACCCAGTTCAGGCTTTCGTCGCCTTCAGGCCGGTTGCTGGAGGCCCCGCTCGATCTGGGCGGGTTTGGCATCAGTCGCTACACCCTCGACTATGCGTTGTACCAGTTGGCACAAGCGGCCGGGGTGACCTTTGTGCTCGGCAAACAGGCTGAGGCCGTCCATTTTGATGCAACAAAGGGTCTGTTTGCCGTAGACCTCAACGATGGGCAAACGCTCTCGGCCCGGCTCGTGATCGGTGCGTTTGGCAAACGCTCCCGGCTCGACAAAGCCCTCGACCGGCCGTTTATGCGGCAATCGGCTCCGTACATTGGTGTAAAATACCATATCGAGCCCGGCCCCAAATCTGAGCCTTTCCCCACCGATTTGATTGCCCTGCACAACTTCCGGGATGGCTACTGCGGGATGTCGGCCATTGAAGCGGGGAAGTACTGCCTGTGCTACCTCACTACCCGCCAAAATCTCCGGCAGTTTGGCAATATTCCCGATATGGAACGGACGATTCTGGCCCAAAACCCCCATCTGCGCCATGTTTTTGAAACCTACGAGTTTCTGTACGACAAGCCTGAAGTGATCAACGAGGTTTCGTTTGCGCCCAAAAGGGCCGTCGACATGCACATGCTTATGGCGGGCGATTCGGCGGGGCTTATTACTCCGCTCTGCGGCAACGGTATGGCGATGGCTATTCATGGGGCCAAACTGGCGAGCGAGCTGTCTGTTGCATTTCTACAAAACAAACTGAGCCGCCCCGAACTGGAACGGCTCTATGAACAACGGTGGAAAGCCCTGTTTGCGCGTCGGCTTTGGGTGGGCCGCACCGTGCAGCGGCTCTTTGGCAATGTGCGGCTCTCCGAACTGGCGGTTTCGGCGTTTGGGTTGGTGAAGCCTGCCCTCCGGGGTGTAATGCGGCAAACCCACGGCGAGGAAGTGGCGGTTTAA
- a CDS encoding DUF1553 domain-containing protein, protein MKTWIYTLIGLAGLSIGVFSLWPSSDRVDYNTQIKPILNKHCIACHGGVKQAGGLSLLFREEALAKTKSGHPAIIPGDARNSEFIKRLTDPDPEERMPYKADPLKPEEIQLLTRWVDEGCAWDTHWAYRPLERPAVPGGGALAGFMDWFSSDADTNAIDKFVAKRHEEEGLSMAPEADRLTLIRRVSLDLTGLPPTAEQLKKYSEADDWNTAYAQLVDELLASSGYGERWAAMWLDLARYADSRGYQKDNGRSIWPYRDWVIRAFNADMPFDRFTTEQLAGDLLAQRLPAGKLPPDDLLIATGFHRNTMNNDETGTVDEEFRVAALIDRVNTTWEAWQGTSFGCVQCHSHPYDPFRHEDYYKFMAFFNNTRDEDTQDEAPFLRQFKPEDESKAQAMLTWLRALPDSGAATSARPYRGTFNWVYFLRHLEPRHHAHFADNYEKGALLGDRNIGLKHGGSCRLPNMRLDGRTQLLSHLSVKQPGGVIELHLDSPTGPLLSRIKLDTTRNNARDKVLQRWPIKPTTGRHDLYLTATNPSIDPESYFFQIDWFALIPDFPGDAAQQQAYLDLIAAKTNNTPIVLPTDPDYARPTHLFVRGNWLSPGPVVQPDVPKSLGGMDRALPKDRLGLAQWLTDPRNPLTARVTVNRFWEQLFGVGLVETLEDFGTAGAKPSHPELLDYLAVRFSRDWGWSMKQLLRYMVLSKTYRQSSKATPDAITRDPQNRLLARGARLRLPAETIRDQALAVSGLLSRKAFGKPTMPYQPDGIWQAVNSSLKWEPSTGEDAHRRGIYTFVRRTGPYPSMVSFDAGSREVCLSRRIRTNTPLQALTLLNDPVFVEAADQLARLVEKHPKVEAQLADAYQRAIGRPITPEKQEALQALYDAALKQFARRPDAKHAALTMATNALLNIDEFVTKS, encoded by the coding sequence ATGAAGACCTGGATATACACCCTAATTGGATTGGCGGGCCTGAGCATCGGGGTGTTCTCGCTGTGGCCCTCCTCTGATCGGGTTGACTATAATACGCAGATCAAGCCGATTCTCAACAAGCACTGCATTGCCTGTCACGGCGGGGTAAAACAGGCCGGTGGGTTGAGTTTGCTGTTTCGCGAAGAGGCCCTGGCCAAAACCAAATCGGGCCACCCGGCCATTATTCCCGGCGATGCCCGCAACAGCGAGTTTATCAAACGCCTGACCGACCCTGACCCTGAGGAGCGGATGCCCTACAAAGCCGACCCGCTCAAACCCGAAGAAATCCAGTTGCTCACCCGTTGGGTGGATGAAGGGTGCGCCTGGGATACCCACTGGGCCTATCGCCCGCTCGAACGCCCGGCCGTGCCCGGTGGTGGTGCGTTGGCCGGTTTTATGGACTGGTTTTCGAGCGATGCCGATACGAACGCCATCGACAAATTTGTGGCCAAACGGCACGAAGAGGAAGGGCTGAGTATGGCCCCCGAAGCCGACCGGCTCACCCTCATCCGGCGGGTAAGCCTCGACCTGACGGGCCTGCCCCCCACGGCCGAACAACTAAAAAAGTACAGCGAAGCCGACGACTGGAACACGGCTTACGCCCAACTGGTCGATGAGTTGCTGGCTTCCTCGGGCTATGGCGAGCGGTGGGCGGCCATGTGGCTCGACCTGGCCCGCTATGCCGACTCGCGGGGCTACCAGAAAGACAACGGTCGCTCCATTTGGCCCTACCGAGACTGGGTAATCCGGGCGTTCAACGCCGATATGCCCTTCGACCGCTTCACGACCGAGCAACTGGCCGGTGACCTGCTGGCGCAGCGGCTCCCGGCCGGTAAACTGCCGCCCGACGATCTGCTCATTGCGACTGGTTTTCACCGCAATACGATGAACAACGATGAGACCGGCACCGTCGACGAAGAGTTTCGGGTGGCGGCCCTCATCGACCGGGTCAATACGACCTGGGAGGCCTGGCAGGGTACGTCGTTTGGGTGTGTGCAGTGCCACAGCCACCCGTACGACCCGTTTCGCCATGAGGATTATTACAAGTTCATGGCGTTTTTCAACAACACCCGCGACGAAGACACGCAGGACGAAGCCCCGTTTTTACGGCAATTCAAGCCCGAAGACGAGTCGAAAGCGCAGGCCATGCTGACGTGGCTCCGGGCTTTGCCCGATTCGGGTGCGGCCACCTCGGCCCGGCCGTACCGGGGTACATTCAACTGGGTGTATTTCCTGCGGCATCTGGAACCCCGGCACCACGCGCATTTTGCCGATAATTACGAGAAAGGGGCTTTGCTCGGTGACCGAAACATTGGTCTCAAACACGGGGGCTCGTGCCGACTCCCCAACATGCGGCTCGACGGGCGTACCCAGCTGCTCAGTCACCTGAGCGTGAAGCAACCGGGCGGGGTGATCGAACTGCACCTTGATAGCCCTACCGGCCCACTTCTGAGCCGGATAAAACTCGATACCACCCGCAACAACGCGCGGGATAAAGTGCTGCAACGCTGGCCTATCAAACCCACAACCGGGCGGCACGACTTGTATCTGACGGCCACCAACCCCAGCATCGACCCCGAGTCGTACTTTTTCCAGATTGACTGGTTTGCGCTCATTCCCGACTTTCCGGGCGATGCGGCTCAGCAGCAGGCATATCTGGACCTGATTGCGGCCAAAACAAACAATACGCCTATTGTACTGCCTACCGACCCCGACTACGCCCGGCCTACGCACCTGTTTGTGCGGGGCAATTGGCTAAGCCCCGGTCCGGTGGTGCAGCCCGACGTACCGAAGTCGCTTGGGGGGATGGACCGAGCGTTGCCCAAAGACCGGTTGGGCCTGGCACAGTGGCTCACCGACCCGCGCAACCCGCTCACGGCCCGCGTAACGGTCAATCGGTTCTGGGAGCAACTGTTTGGCGTGGGGCTGGTCGAGACGCTCGAAGATTTTGGGACGGCCGGGGCCAAACCCAGCCACCCCGAACTGCTCGATTACCTGGCCGTGCGGTTTTCGCGCGATTGGGGCTGGAGCATGAAGCAACTGCTGCGGTACATGGTTTTGTCGAAAACTTACCGACAGTCGTCGAAGGCGACCCCCGACGCCATAACCCGTGACCCGCAAAACCGGTTGCTGGCGCGGGGTGCCCGGTTACGGCTCCCGGCCGAAACCATCCGCGATCAGGCTCTGGCCGTGAGCGGGTTACTGAGCCGGAAAGCCTTCGGGAAACCCACTATGCCGTACCAGCCCGACGGTATCTGGCAGGCCGTAAACAGCAGCCTGAAGTGGGAGCCCAGCACAGGCGAAGACGCCCACCGGCGGGGAATTTACACGTTTGTTCGGCGCACGGGGCCGTACCCGTCGATGGTGAGCTTTGACGCCGGTAGCCGGGAGGTGTGCCTTTCGCGACGGATTCGGACCAACACGCCGTTGCAGGCACTGACCCTGCTCAACGACCCCGTGTTTGTAGAAGCCGCCGACCAACTGGCCCGGCTCGTGGAAAAACACCCTAAGGTTGAAGCCCAATTGGCCGATGCGTACCAACGGGCCATCGGGCGGCCCATTACGCCCGAAAAGCAGGAGGCCCTGCAAGCTTTGTACGACGCAGCCCTGAAACAGTTTGCGCGTCGGCCCGATGCTAAACACGCGGCCCTGACCATGGCGACCAACGCCCTATTGAATATTGACGAGTTTGTGACCAAGTCCTGA
- a CDS encoding DUF1501 domain-containing protein, protein MRLNIDKEAALAAAQLETRRHFLKQCGSGLGALALQSLLSSCGLGGSTPAVSNPLDPKQAHFPPKIRSVIYLHMAGSPSQLELFDYKPELARWHGQDCPQSFLEGKTFAFIRGVPKMLGPQGQFAQRGQSGAWVSDHLPYFANMADEVCFLKAMHTDQFNHAPAQLMMHTGTPRLGRPGMGTWVTYGLGTENQNLPGYVVLTSGGKYPEAGKSIWGSGFLPSVFQGVQCRTSGEPVLFVDDPKGVNRDLRKASIDAINRINQQTYDEFGDPETLTRMSQYELAFRMQLEVPEVMDISREPQSIHQLYGTTPGQVSFANNCLLARKLVESGVRFVQLFDWGWDSHGSSSQEALEVGFRQKCRDVDQGMTALLMDLKQRGLLDQTLVVWSGEFGRTPMQENRDNRPAPFMGRDHNPSAYTLWMAGGGVKPGFSYGQTDELGYQGVEGRTHVHDFQATILHLLGLDHEKLTYEFQGRNFRLTDVGGKVIRPILA, encoded by the coding sequence ATGCGCCTGAATATTGACAAAGAAGCCGCGTTGGCGGCCGCCCAACTCGAAACCCGGCGGCATTTTCTGAAACAATGCGGAAGTGGCCTGGGGGCGCTGGCGCTGCAATCGTTGCTGAGCAGTTGCGGGCTCGGCGGCAGCACGCCCGCCGTGAGCAACCCGCTCGACCCGAAACAGGCGCATTTTCCGCCCAAAATCCGGTCGGTGATTTACCTGCACATGGCGGGCTCGCCGAGTCAGCTGGAGCTGTTTGATTACAAACCCGAACTGGCCCGCTGGCACGGTCAGGATTGCCCGCAGTCGTTTCTGGAAGGAAAAACGTTTGCCTTTATCCGGGGCGTTCCGAAAATGCTTGGGCCGCAGGGGCAGTTTGCCCAGCGGGGGCAGTCGGGCGCGTGGGTGTCTGATCACCTGCCGTACTTCGCCAACATGGCCGATGAGGTGTGTTTTCTGAAAGCCATGCACACCGACCAGTTTAACCACGCGCCGGCCCAGTTGATGATGCACACCGGCACCCCGCGCCTGGGGCGGCCCGGCATGGGTACGTGGGTCACGTACGGGCTGGGTACCGAAAACCAGAACCTGCCCGGTTATGTAGTGCTGACATCGGGCGGTAAGTACCCCGAAGCCGGCAAGAGTATCTGGGGAAGCGGGTTTTTGCCCTCGGTTTTTCAGGGGGTGCAGTGCCGCACCTCGGGCGAGCCGGTGCTCTTTGTCGACGACCCGAAGGGCGTGAATCGCGATCTCCGCAAAGCCAGTATCGACGCCATCAATCGCATCAACCAGCAAACGTACGATGAGTTTGGCGACCCCGAAACGCTCACCCGCATGAGTCAGTACGAACTGGCGTTTCGGATGCAGCTCGAAGTGCCCGAAGTGATGGACATCAGCCGCGAACCGCAGTCAATCCATCAGCTGTACGGCACCACGCCGGGACAGGTGTCGTTTGCTAATAACTGCCTGCTGGCCCGCAAACTGGTGGAGTCGGGTGTGCGGTTTGTGCAACTGTTCGACTGGGGCTGGGACTCGCACGGCTCCAGCTCGCAGGAGGCCCTAGAGGTCGGTTTTCGGCAGAAGTGCCGCGACGTGGATCAGGGAATGACCGCCCTCCTGATGGATCTCAAACAGCGCGGCCTGCTCGATCAGACGCTGGTGGTCTGGAGTGGCGAGTTTGGCCGAACACCCATGCAGGAAAACCGCGACAATCGCCCGGCTCCGTTTATGGGTCGCGACCATAACCCCTCGGCCTACACGCTCTGGATGGCCGGTGGGGGCGTAAAACCGGGCTTCAGCTACGGCCAAACCGATGAGTTGGGTTATCAGGGGGTAGAGGGCCGCACGCACGTACACGATTTTCAGGCTACGATTCTGCACCTGCTGGGCCTCGACCACGAAAAGCTGACGTACGAGTTTCAGGGGCGTAATTTCCGGCTGACCGATGTGGGCGGTAAGGTGATTCGGCCGATCCTGGCCTGA
- a CDS encoding DUF4082 domain-containing protein, giving the protein MKTTRIYAFLVAGLLSLPGCSPKEEAAKPAENTLTNFMSSESSLSASVRASGPWELGLVFSASVAGKITQLGAKMPESGTYRLIIWDFDTKQVIRQKTVEQTAPDKLTLDAIDPLALTPNKKYVISVNSQSGGANKKYGVAYKTAGGDFMPFTKGSILVYNACYRNSATPVFPDAAVNVKYEAYGFPEFTFIAD; this is encoded by the coding sequence ATGAAAACGACACGCATCTATGCCTTTCTGGTGGCGGGCCTGCTCAGCCTGCCCGGCTGTAGCCCTAAAGAAGAAGCCGCCAAACCCGCCGAGAATACGCTGACCAATTTTATGAGCAGTGAGAGTTCTCTGTCGGCCAGCGTACGAGCGTCGGGGCCGTGGGAGTTGGGGCTTGTGTTTAGTGCGTCAGTAGCGGGCAAAATCACGCAACTGGGGGCCAAAATGCCCGAATCCGGAACGTACCGACTAATCATCTGGGATTTTGATACTAAGCAGGTCATTCGCCAGAAAACGGTGGAGCAAACCGCCCCCGACAAGCTCACCCTCGACGCCATTGACCCCCTGGCCCTGACGCCAAACAAGAAATACGTGATTAGCGTGAACAGTCAGTCGGGTGGGGCCAATAAGAAGTACGGGGTTGCCTACAAAACGGCCGGGGGCGATTTTATGCCGTTTACCAAAGGCAGTATTCTGGTGTATAATGCCTGTTACCGCAACTCCGCTACCCCCGTATTCCCCGACGCAGCCGTCAATGTGAAGTACGAAGCTTACGGTTTCCCCGAATTCACCTTCATAGCCGATTAA
- a CDS encoding DUF2490 domain-containing protein, producing MLHKRLVGQLACLLFSFGWVGGALAQTTVPAPEPLGSWVITTLQLPSGPKHWGGFFEIQGRSYRPFQQFFYNELKGGVSYDLDRNFTFTLAGGRYATYDYNDLSAGPLNTEKRLWEQLVINQYLDRLRFEHRYRIEQRWFQFRDGSDSFRSRIRYRLNVFLPLNNRKLTSKTFFLSSYDEIFLNPKGPAFERNRLYAGLGYQFDRNFTMQVGWVNQVNYTPARFEQGVFTPKLAASKHNVVLTLTYRLNRRNNKTPSETLPSQSD from the coding sequence GTGTTGCATAAACGTTTGGTTGGGCAATTGGCCTGTTTGCTGTTTAGTTTCGGATGGGTAGGTGGGGCATTGGCCCAAACTACGGTGCCTGCTCCCGAGCCGCTTGGGTCGTGGGTGATTACAACACTTCAACTGCCATCGGGACCTAAACATTGGGGGGGCTTTTTCGAAATTCAGGGCCGTAGTTACCGCCCGTTTCAACAGTTTTTTTACAACGAGCTAAAGGGGGGCGTCAGCTACGACCTCGACCGAAACTTTACCTTTACGCTGGCGGGCGGGCGGTACGCTACCTACGACTACAACGATCTGTCGGCCGGGCCGCTCAACACCGAGAAACGTTTGTGGGAGCAACTGGTTATCAATCAATACCTCGATCGGCTCCGGTTCGAACACCGATACCGAATTGAGCAGCGTTGGTTTCAGTTTCGCGATGGTTCCGATTCATTTCGGAGCCGGATTCGCTACCGGCTGAACGTATTCTTGCCCCTCAATAACCGCAAGCTAACGAGCAAAACGTTTTTTCTGTCGTCGTACGACGAGATTTTCCTGAACCCTAAAGGACCCGCATTCGAGCGCAACCGGTTATATGCCGGCCTGGGGTATCAGTTCGACCGAAACTTTACGATGCAGGTGGGGTGGGTCAATCAGGTTAATTACACTCCGGCCCGGTTCGAACAAGGCGTGTTTACGCCCAAGCTGGCGGCCAGCAAGCACAACGTTGTGCTGACGCTCACGTACCGATTGAATCGACGCAATAACAAAACGCCATCAGAAACGCTGCCCTCGCAGTCGGACTAA
- a CDS encoding alpha/beta fold hydrolase, protein MPALAQSTPARTGKVERVNVHGKGLEGNLAGDSPDRDVSVYLPPSYQTDRNRRYPVIYFLHGFTDSDDKWYGFTKHWINLPTVVDKTLADGKTGEFIIVTPNAYNRYFGSMYSNSVTIGNWEDFVAYELVDFIDKNYRTLPQATSRGLAGHSMGGYGSIRIGQKHPEIFSSLYLLSPCCMLPAMNGPGSPEMIASMEGVKTQADLEKAGFFTKAMFASAAAWSPNPTNPPFYLDLPTKEGVLQPTVIAKWAANAPLASIDGYIGNLKQLRALAFDAGSKDASIAANNKVLTGLLTNYGVKHTYEEYDGDHINKIAERIEQKMLPFFTQHLSTQPAPRKR, encoded by the coding sequence ATGCCGGCACTCGCTCAGAGCACCCCGGCCCGTACCGGGAAAGTGGAGCGGGTCAACGTACACGGCAAAGGGCTGGAAGGCAACCTCGCCGGCGACTCCCCCGACCGCGACGTGTCGGTGTACCTGCCCCCCAGCTACCAGACCGACCGTAATCGCCGGTACCCGGTCATTTATTTCCTGCACGGCTTCACCGATAGCGACGATAAGTGGTACGGGTTTACCAAACACTGGATCAACCTGCCTACCGTAGTCGATAAAACATTGGCCGACGGCAAAACCGGTGAGTTTATCATTGTAACCCCCAATGCCTATAACCGCTATTTTGGGAGTATGTATTCCAACTCGGTCACGATCGGCAACTGGGAGGATTTTGTGGCCTACGAACTCGTGGACTTTATCGACAAAAACTACCGGACGCTGCCGCAGGCTACCAGCCGGGGGTTGGCCGGGCACTCAATGGGTGGGTACGGTTCTATCCGAATCGGGCAGAAACACCCCGAAATTTTTTCGAGTCTGTACCTGCTGAGTCCGTGTTGTATGTTGCCCGCCATGAATGGCCCCGGTAGCCCCGAGATGATTGCGAGTATGGAGGGAGTAAAAACCCAGGCTGACCTCGAAAAGGCAGGCTTTTTTACCAAGGCCATGTTTGCGTCGGCGGCTGCGTGGTCGCCCAACCCGACCAATCCGCCGTTTTACCTCGACCTGCCCACCAAAGAGGGCGTGTTGCAGCCGACGGTTATAGCCAAATGGGCCGCCAATGCGCCACTTGCCAGCATTGACGGGTACATTGGTAACCTCAAACAACTGCGGGCGCTGGCATTTGATGCGGGCTCGAAAGATGCCAGTATTGCCGCTAACAACAAAGTGCTTACAGGCCTGCTGACCAACTACGGCGTGAAGCATACGTACGAAGAGTACGATGGCGACCACATCAACAAAATTGCCGAGCGCATCGAGCAGAAGATGCTTCCGTTTTTCACGCAGCATTTGTCTACTCAGCCTGCACCCCGGAAACGTTGA